One part of the Humulus lupulus chromosome 9, drHumLupu1.1, whole genome shotgun sequence genome encodes these proteins:
- the LOC133801200 gene encoding 2-hydroxy-palmitic acid dioxygenase MPO1-like has protein sequence MGRSGLFDLEKHFAFYGAYHSNPVNILIHTLFVWPIVFSTLLLMYFTPSLFNFPYGFDPGYGLILNLGFVFTVIYSLFYVCLDNKAGSLAALLCFLCWVGASLLGQRLGFSLGWKVGLAAQLVCWTGQFIGHGVFEKRAPALLDNLVQAFLMAPFFVLLEVLLSVLDYEPYPGFRTTVEARINADIQEWQEKKQKKIF, from the exons ATGGGGAGGTCAGGATTGTTTGATCTGGAGAAGCACTTTGCCTTCTACGGGGCATATCACAGCAACCCAGTTAATATTTTGATACATACTTTGTTTGTGTGGCCAATCGTTTTCTCTACTCTTCTTCTTATGTACTTTACGCCATCTCTGTTCAATTTCCCATATGGGTTTGATCCTGGCTATGGACTTATTTTGAATCTGGGGTTCGTTTTTACTGTTATCTATAGTCTGTTCTACGTCTGTTTGGACAACAAAGCTGGCTCTTTGGctgctttgctctgttttctttgtTGGGTTGGAGCCAGTCTTCTTGGTCAACGCCTTGGCTTCTCATTGGGATGGAAG GTTGGACTGGCAGCTCAATTGGTGTGTTGGACAGGGCAGTTTATAGGACATGGGGTGTTTGAG AAACGCGCACCAGCTCTTCTGGACAACCTTGTTCAAGCCTTCTTGATGGCTCCTTTCTTTGTTTTGCTTGAG GTTCTTCTGTCTGTTTTGGACTATGAACCTTATCCGGGGTTTCGCACAACTGTGGAAGCAAGGATTAATGCTGATATCCAAGAGTGGCAAGAAAAGAAgcaaaaaaaaatcttttaa
- the LOC133801199 gene encoding pentatricopeptide repeat-containing protein At1g59720, chloroplastic/mitochondrial-like isoform X2, which produces MITTNKTIFQLVILTIGHLTRQNSKLVALLCYQCKTKRSLPPFSYSSNHSFSSFSSPRRVAIAPNGTVFEKLQRVMSLFKLCSTMKDLYQIHGRIIRAGFEQDLFVMGKIVEFCAVGEGRDLDYALLILDSVENPDGFLWNTMIRGFGKTNQPERAFELYKKMQEKGGMVDSFTCAFLIKVSGQLGSDILSKQMHCSCLKHGLDSHVFVRNTLIHMYGMFRDIQNAVQLFVEMPNPDLVSWNTILDSHVYCEKHKEAVHQFLTMLKSGTQPDDATFVVILSACSALGALDFGRWVHSYVNKTRFGDVISVSNSLVHMYAKCGALEEAYETFNNMKRKNLISWNTMILALATHGNVDEALSLFSKMLEVERPDSVTFLGVLSACSHGRLVSEGRRYFDIMSRDYNIEPSIKHYGCMVDILGRAGLLEEAYQSITSMPMECNAIIWRTLLAACQIHGDMKLGEEGSGTKLSV; this is translated from the exons atGATCACGACCAACAAGACAATTTTTCAGTTAGTTATTTTGACCATTGGTCACCTTACCCGCCAAAATTCAAAATTAGTAGCTCTTCTTTGTTATCAGTGCAAAACAAAACGGTCACTTCCTCCATTTTCGTACTCTTCAAATCACAgcttctcttctttctcttctcctaGAAGAGTTGCTATAGCCCCAAATGGCACTGTTTTTGAAAAGCTTCAAAGGGTTATGTCCCTTTTCAAGCTTTGTTCCACCATGAAAGATTTGTACCAAATCCATGGACGCATTATTCGAGCTGGGTTTGAGCAAGACCTCTTTGTTATGGGCAAGATCGTTGAGTTTTGTGCGGTTGGTGAAGGCAGGGATTTGGATTATGCGTTATTGATTTTGGATTCGGTGGAAAACCCAGATGGGTTTCTTTGGAACACTATGATTAGGGGATTCGGTAAGACTAATCAGCCTGAAAGAGCATTTGAATTGTATAAGAAAATGCAAGAGAAAGGAGGAATGGTAGATAGTTTCACATGCGCTTTCTTGATTAAGGTTTCTGGGCAACTGGGATCAGATATTTTGAGCAAGCAGATGCATTGTTCTTGTCTAAAACATGGTTTGGACTCTCATGTCTTCGTGCGGAACACTCTCATTCATATGTACGGCATGTTTAGAGATATTCAAAATGCGGTCCAACTATTTGTTGAAATGCCCAATCCAGATTTAGTTTCTTGGAACACAATTCTTGATAGCCATGTCTACTGTGAAAAGCACAAGGAGGCTGTGCACCAATTCTTGACAATGCTCAAGAGTGGTACACAGCCTGACGATGCTACCTTTGTTGTgattctctcagcatgttctgcATTGGGAGCATTGGATTTTGGGAGGTGGGTTCATTCTTATGTTAATAAAACTCGATTCGGCGATGTCATCTCAGTGTCAAATTCGCTTGTTCACATGTATGCAAAGTGCGGAGCGTTAGAAGAAGCTTATGAAACATTCAACAACATGAAGAGGAAGAATTTGATATCATGGAACACGATGATTCTAGCACTTGCTACACACGGGAATGTAGATGAGGCACTGTCATTATTTTCCAAAATGTTAGAAGTTGAGAGACCGGATAGTGTCACTTTCTTGGGAGTTTTGTCTGCTTGTAGCCATGGCAGGCTGGTCAGCGAAGGCAGAAGATACTTTGATATTATGAGCAGAGACTACAACATTGAACCATCCATAAAACACTACGGATGTATGGTTGATATCTTGGGGCGAGCTGGGTTGTTGGAGGAGGCCTACCAATCCATTACGAGTATGCCAATGGAATGCAATGCAATCATATGGAGAACTCTTCTGGCAGCTTGTCAAATTCATGGCGACATGAAGCTTGGAGAGGAG GGCAGTGGAACGAAGTTATCGGTGTAA
- the LOC133801199 gene encoding pentatricopeptide repeat-containing protein At1g59720, chloroplastic/mitochondrial-like isoform X1, protein MITTNKTIFQLVILTIGHLTRQNSKLVALLCYQCKTKRSLPPFSYSSNHSFSSFSSPRRVAIAPNGTVFEKLQRVMSLFKLCSTMKDLYQIHGRIIRAGFEQDLFVMGKIVEFCAVGEGRDLDYALLILDSVENPDGFLWNTMIRGFGKTNQPERAFELYKKMQEKGGMVDSFTCAFLIKVSGQLGSDILSKQMHCSCLKHGLDSHVFVRNTLIHMYGMFRDIQNAVQLFVEMPNPDLVSWNTILDSHVYCEKHKEAVHQFLTMLKSGTQPDDATFVVILSACSALGALDFGRWVHSYVNKTRFGDVISVSNSLVHMYAKCGALEEAYETFNNMKRKNLISWNTMILALATHGNVDEALSLFSKMLEVERPDSVTFLGVLSACSHGRLVSEGRRYFDIMSRDYNIEPSIKHYGCMVDILGRAGLLEEAYQSITSMPMECNAIIWRTLLAACQIHGDMKLGEEVRKHLLHLEPNHSSDYVLLANMYASAGQWNEVIGVRNSMKERQVQKPEPGNSFIGDSSSDQI, encoded by the coding sequence atGATCACGACCAACAAGACAATTTTTCAGTTAGTTATTTTGACCATTGGTCACCTTACCCGCCAAAATTCAAAATTAGTAGCTCTTCTTTGTTATCAGTGCAAAACAAAACGGTCACTTCCTCCATTTTCGTACTCTTCAAATCACAgcttctcttctttctcttctcctaGAAGAGTTGCTATAGCCCCAAATGGCACTGTTTTTGAAAAGCTTCAAAGGGTTATGTCCCTTTTCAAGCTTTGTTCCACCATGAAAGATTTGTACCAAATCCATGGACGCATTATTCGAGCTGGGTTTGAGCAAGACCTCTTTGTTATGGGCAAGATCGTTGAGTTTTGTGCGGTTGGTGAAGGCAGGGATTTGGATTATGCGTTATTGATTTTGGATTCGGTGGAAAACCCAGATGGGTTTCTTTGGAACACTATGATTAGGGGATTCGGTAAGACTAATCAGCCTGAAAGAGCATTTGAATTGTATAAGAAAATGCAAGAGAAAGGAGGAATGGTAGATAGTTTCACATGCGCTTTCTTGATTAAGGTTTCTGGGCAACTGGGATCAGATATTTTGAGCAAGCAGATGCATTGTTCTTGTCTAAAACATGGTTTGGACTCTCATGTCTTCGTGCGGAACACTCTCATTCATATGTACGGCATGTTTAGAGATATTCAAAATGCGGTCCAACTATTTGTTGAAATGCCCAATCCAGATTTAGTTTCTTGGAACACAATTCTTGATAGCCATGTCTACTGTGAAAAGCACAAGGAGGCTGTGCACCAATTCTTGACAATGCTCAAGAGTGGTACACAGCCTGACGATGCTACCTTTGTTGTgattctctcagcatgttctgcATTGGGAGCATTGGATTTTGGGAGGTGGGTTCATTCTTATGTTAATAAAACTCGATTCGGCGATGTCATCTCAGTGTCAAATTCGCTTGTTCACATGTATGCAAAGTGCGGAGCGTTAGAAGAAGCTTATGAAACATTCAACAACATGAAGAGGAAGAATTTGATATCATGGAACACGATGATTCTAGCACTTGCTACACACGGGAATGTAGATGAGGCACTGTCATTATTTTCCAAAATGTTAGAAGTTGAGAGACCGGATAGTGTCACTTTCTTGGGAGTTTTGTCTGCTTGTAGCCATGGCAGGCTGGTCAGCGAAGGCAGAAGATACTTTGATATTATGAGCAGAGACTACAACATTGAACCATCCATAAAACACTACGGATGTATGGTTGATATCTTGGGGCGAGCTGGGTTGTTGGAGGAGGCCTACCAATCCATTACGAGTATGCCAATGGAATGCAATGCAATCATATGGAGAACTCTTCTGGCAGCTTGTCAAATTCATGGCGACATGAAGCTTGGAGAGGAGGTGAGGAAACATCTTTTGCATTTAGAACCAAATCACAGCAGTGATTATGTTCTTCTTGCTAACATGTATGCAAGTGCAGGGCAGTGGAACGAAGTTATCGGTGTAAGAAATTCTATGAAAGAACGCCAAGTTCAGAAACCAGAGCCTGGGAATAGCTTTATTGGAGATTCATCTTCAGACCAGATTTAA